Proteins from one Nakamurella multipartita DSM 44233 genomic window:
- the sdhA gene encoding succinate dehydrogenase flavoprotein subunit: MQFHRYDVVIVGAGGAGMRAAIESGQRARTAVLTKLYPTRSHTGAAQGGMCAALANVEDDNWEWHTFDTVKGGDYLVDQDAAEVMCKEAIDAVLDLEKMGLPFNRTPEGRIDQRRFGGHTRNHGEAAVRRACYAADRTGHMILQTLYQNCVKLGIEFYNEFYVLDLLLSKTDEGETCTGAVAYELATGEIHVFQAKSVVMATGGAGKIFKTTSNAHTLTGDGLGIVFRKGLPLEDMEFFQFHPTGLAGLGILISEAVRGEGGILRNAQGERFMERYAPTIKDLAPRDIVARSMVMEVREGRGAGPNKDYVLLDVTHLGKEVLETKLPDIAEFSRTYLGVEPLDEPVPVFPTCHYVMGGIPTNIAGQVLRNNTDVVPGLYAAGECACVSVHGSNRLGTNSLLDINVFGRRAGIAAAEHALASDFVQVPDNPEALVIEMVTKLRESTGKEKVAEIRTTLQATMDLNAAVYRTEATLKEALNDVRVLKERYSRVSIQDKGQRYNTDLLEAIELGFLLELAEILVVGALVRTESRGGHAREDYPNRDDANWMRHTMAYKQGNELTADIRLDYKPVVQTRYQPMERKY, encoded by the coding sequence ATGCAGTTCCATAGGTACGACGTGGTGATCGTCGGCGCCGGCGGCGCCGGCATGCGCGCCGCGATCGAGTCGGGCCAGCGGGCCCGCACCGCCGTTCTCACCAAGCTCTACCCCACCCGGTCGCACACCGGCGCGGCGCAGGGCGGCATGTGCGCCGCCCTGGCCAACGTCGAGGACGACAACTGGGAGTGGCACACCTTCGACACCGTCAAGGGTGGCGACTACCTGGTCGACCAGGACGCCGCCGAGGTGATGTGCAAGGAGGCCATCGACGCCGTCCTGGACCTGGAGAAGATGGGGCTGCCGTTCAACCGCACCCCCGAGGGCCGCATCGATCAGCGCCGGTTCGGCGGGCACACCCGCAACCACGGCGAGGCCGCCGTCCGCCGGGCCTGTTACGCCGCCGACCGCACCGGCCACATGATCCTGCAGACGCTCTACCAGAACTGCGTCAAGCTCGGCATCGAGTTCTACAACGAGTTCTACGTGCTGGATCTGCTGCTGTCCAAGACCGACGAGGGCGAGACCTGCACCGGCGCCGTGGCCTACGAGCTGGCCACCGGCGAGATCCACGTCTTCCAGGCCAAGTCCGTGGTGATGGCCACCGGCGGCGCCGGCAAGATCTTCAAGACCACCTCCAACGCGCACACCCTGACCGGTGACGGTCTGGGCATCGTGTTCCGCAAGGGTCTGCCGCTGGAGGACATGGAGTTCTTCCAGTTCCACCCGACCGGCCTGGCCGGCCTGGGCATCCTGATCTCCGAGGCGGTCCGCGGCGAGGGCGGGATCCTGCGCAACGCGCAGGGCGAGCGGTTCATGGAGCGCTACGCGCCGACCATCAAGGACCTCGCGCCGCGCGACATCGTCGCCCGCTCGATGGTGATGGAGGTCCGCGAGGGCCGCGGCGCCGGCCCGAACAAGGACTACGTGCTGCTCGACGTCACCCACCTGGGCAAGGAGGTGCTGGAGACGAAACTGCCTGACATTGCCGAGTTCTCGCGCACCTACCTGGGGGTGGAGCCGCTCGACGAGCCGGTCCCGGTCTTCCCCACCTGCCACTACGTGATGGGCGGCATCCCGACCAACATCGCCGGCCAGGTGCTGCGCAACAACACCGACGTGGTGCCCGGCCTGTACGCCGCCGGCGAGTGCGCGTGCGTGTCGGTGCACGGCTCGAACCGGCTGGGCACCAACTCGCTGCTGGACATCAACGTGTTCGGCCGGCGGGCCGGGATCGCGGCCGCCGAGCACGCCCTGGCCAGCGACTTCGTCCAGGTGCCGGACAACCCCGAGGCGCTGGTCATCGAGATGGTGACCAAGCTGCGGGAGTCCACCGGCAAGGAGAAGGTCGCCGAGATCCGGACCACCCTGCAGGCCACCATGGACCTGAACGCGGCGGTCTACCGCACCGAGGCCACCCTCAAGGAGGCCCTCAACGACGTGCGGGTGCTCAAGGAGCGCTACTCGCGCGTCTCGATCCAGGACAAGGGCCAGCGGTACAACACCGACCTGCTGGAGGCCATCGAGCTGGGCTTCCTGCTCGAGCTGGCCGAGATCCTGGTCGTCGGGGCCCTGGTGCGCACCGAGTCGCGCGGCGGGCACGCCCGGGAGGACTACCCGAACCGGGACGACGCCAACTGGATGCGGCACACCATGGCCTACAAGCAGGGCAACGAACTCACCGCGGACATCCGCCTGGACTACAAGCCGGTGGTCCAGACCCGCTACCAGCCGATGGAGCGCAAGTACTGA
- a CDS encoding succinate dehydrogenase hydrophobic membrane anchor subunit yields the protein MTAAFDPPATRGIVAPRAPRKRVTGRRSSFEMYSWMFMRLSGIVLVVLVLGHLLIMNVLDGGVHRINWGFVAGRWASPFWQIWDLLMLWLAELHGANGLRTVINDYARKDGTRFWLQLLLLISVVLTLAVGTLVIFTFDPTMS from the coding sequence ATGACCGCCGCGTTCGATCCGCCGGCCACCCGCGGCATCGTGGCCCCGCGGGCCCCGCGCAAGCGGGTCACCGGGCGCCGCAGCAGCTTCGAGATGTACTCGTGGATGTTCATGCGGTTGTCCGGGATCGTGCTGGTGGTCCTGGTTCTGGGCCACCTGCTGATCATGAACGTGCTCGACGGCGGGGTGCACCGGATCAACTGGGGCTTCGTGGCCGGCCGCTGGGCCAGCCCGTTCTGGCAGATCTGGGACCTGCTGATGCTGTGGTTGGCCGAGCTGCACGGGGCCAACGGCCTGCGCACGGTGATCAACGACTACGCCCGCAAGGACGGCACCCGGTTCTGGCTGCAGCTGCTGCTGCTGATCTCGGTCGTGCTGACGCTGGCGGTGGGCACGCTGGTGATCTTCACTTTCGATCCCACGATGAGCTGA
- the sdhC gene encoding succinate dehydrogenase, cytochrome b556 subunit — MSNPTVVEGGQTLPPPRRGSVYRGDAGMWSWVAHRITGVLTFFFLFAHVLDTALVRVSPEAYNQVIETYKNPLVNLMEVGLVGAVLYHALNGIRVMLVDFWAKGARYQRTMLWIILAIWFVVMVPGVYFMMKHTVSAMFGGGA; from the coding sequence ATGTCCAACCCCACCGTCGTGGAAGGCGGGCAGACCCTGCCGCCACCCAGGCGAGGGTCGGTGTACCGCGGTGATGCGGGCATGTGGTCCTGGGTGGCCCATCGCATCACCGGCGTCCTGACCTTCTTCTTCCTGTTCGCCCATGTCCTGGACACCGCCCTGGTCCGGGTCTCCCCCGAGGCCTACAACCAGGTCATCGAGACCTACAAGAACCCGCTGGTCAACCTCATGGAGGTCGGCCTGGTCGGCGCGGTGCTCTACCACGCGCTCAACGGCATCCGGGTCATGCTGGTCGATTTCTGGGCCAAGGGCGCCCGCTACCAGCGGACGATGCTGTGGATCATCCTGGCGATCTGGTTCGTCGTCATGGTCCCCGGCGTCTACTTCATGATGAAGCACACCGTCTCGGCCATGTTCGGAGGTGGAGCATGA